In Vigna unguiculata cultivar IT97K-499-35 chromosome 3, ASM411807v1, whole genome shotgun sequence, a single genomic region encodes these proteins:
- the LOC114179579 gene encoding F-box protein At2g26160-like, which produces MDDIVDWSELPLELWPKIGKSLENHMDIVRFRSVCESCRSSIPLCLPNSPSFPMQIPQPMNQSIDTVLSQATVFVIEPSFGASNLEPLAPSSKGWLIKVEESKNHSLTLLSPISDRKILYPHGATSPMLWNLLDYRVTELCKSYTIHSRLSATVSKVVFFPNSPWIAVEDSMACCIFLEGRLGFLKHGDEKWTLVDDKNFFYDDVIVFNSQFYVTDKWGTISWVDTSSLKLVQFSPPLCGFGNKKHLVESCGSLYVVDRFYESELPRRWNYVGRADRDAAVEYFKVYKLDEEWGTWVDVKNLGDRAFVLGKSCSFSVSAKQITGYQENCIYFTDIFNVRAYNLEDRSIVASDFDPCIDKSLCPNSSWPRIAGQNQLRNN; this is translated from the coding sequence ATGGATGACATAGTTGATTGGTCTGAACTTCCCCTAGAGCTATGGCCCAAGATCGGAAAATCTCTGGAAAATCACATGGATATTGTGAGGTTTCGTAGTGTGTGTGAGTCATGTCGATCTTCCATCCCTCTCTGTCTTCCCAATTCTCCTTCTTTTCCTATGCAGATTCCTCAGCCCATGAACCAATCCATAGACACCGTGCTCAGCCAAGCCACAGTCTTTGTTATTGAACCAAGCTTTGGAGCCTCCAATTTGGAGCCCTTGGCACCTTCTTCCAAAGGGTGGCTCATCAAGGTTGAAGAATCAAAGAATCATTCCTTGACTTTGCTTAGTCCAATATCCGATCGCAAAATCTTGTACCCTCATGGCGCTACTTCTCCCATGTTGTGGAACTTGTTGGACTATCGGGTCACCGAGTTATGCAAATCATACACCATTCACAGTCGCTTATCTGCCACTGTGAGCAAAGTTGTGTTCTTTCCCAATTCCCCGTGGATTGCAGTTGAGGATTCCATGGCTTGTTGCATCTTTTTGGAGGGGAGGTTGGGGTTCTTGAAACACGGGGATGAGAAATGGACTCTTGTGGATGACAAAAACTTCTTCTACGACGATGTTATCGTGTTCAATAGTCAGTTTTATGTCACTGACAAGTGGGGCACTATTTCATGGGTCGATACTTCTTCCTTGAAGTTGGTGCAGTTTTCTCCTCCCCTGTGTGGCTTTGGGAACAAGAAGCATTTGGTGGAGTCATGTGGGAGTCTCTATGTTGTTGATAGGTTCTATGAAAGTGAACTCCCAAGAAGATGGAACTACGTTGGACGTGCGGATCGTGATGCTGCAGTGGAGTATTTCAAGGTTTATAAGTTGGATGAAGAGTGGGGAACGTGGGTGGATGTGAAAAACTTGGGGGATAGAGCGTTTGTTTTGGGTAAAAGTTGTAGCTTCTCTGTTTCTGCTAAACAGATAACGGGGTACCAAGAGAATTGCATCTATTTCACAGATATCTTTAACGTTCGTGCGTACAATTTAGAGGATCGTAGTATTGTGGCCAGTGACTTTGATCCCTGCATTGACAAGTCTCTGTGTCCTAACTCATCTTGGCCCAGAATTGCAGGGCAAAACCAGCTTCGAAATAACTGA